One window of the uncultured Paludibaculum sp. genome contains the following:
- a CDS encoding LysR family transcriptional regulator: MDLRQMEMLVHLLEAGSYVAAGERLHVAHSAVHRQIRLLEEELGQRLVYRDGGAVHPTTAGKDVVEVARRVLKDISNLSHRLADEKELRTGHILLGTGTTMFLYFLPKVLSIFREQFPLVNVQILTGSATDVLTGIRESTIDLGIVFSDVPDEPANGGVQFEPLYTEEFVLIVPPGHPLESVGSPGAAQLNGIPLISLSRTSRIRHMIETRLEAARITMRVVMELENEEAIEKMVGIGVGAGFISRRRAEVGGLRYLRLKDLKLLAYTCAAYSTRIPIGPAAQAFLAMCLEQARLHMPPPASPINTRTVSRARRQRVRPA; this comes from the coding sequence ATGGATCTGCGCCAGATGGAGATGCTCGTACACCTGCTGGAGGCGGGCAGTTACGTGGCCGCGGGGGAGCGCCTGCATGTGGCCCATTCAGCCGTTCATCGCCAGATCCGCCTACTGGAAGAGGAACTGGGCCAGCGCCTCGTCTACCGTGATGGCGGTGCCGTTCATCCTACGACGGCAGGGAAGGATGTCGTCGAGGTCGCGCGCCGAGTGCTAAAGGACATCAGCAATCTCTCGCACCGGCTTGCGGATGAGAAGGAACTCCGTACCGGGCACATCCTGTTGGGCACCGGGACGACCATGTTTCTGTACTTCCTGCCCAAGGTGCTTTCGATCTTCCGTGAGCAGTTTCCGCTGGTCAACGTGCAGATCCTGACTGGCTCAGCGACGGACGTGCTGACAGGTATCCGCGAGTCCACCATCGACCTTGGCATCGTCTTCTCCGACGTCCCGGACGAACCCGCCAACGGCGGCGTCCAGTTTGAACCCCTCTACACAGAGGAGTTCGTCCTCATCGTCCCGCCGGGACACCCTCTGGAGTCAGTCGGCTCGCCCGGAGCAGCCCAACTGAATGGAATCCCGCTCATCTCACTCTCCCGCACCAGCCGAATTCGCCACATGATCGAGACCCGCCTGGAAGCCGCCCGGATCACGATGCGGGTGGTGATGGAACTGGAAAACGAAGAGGCCATCGAGAAAATGGTGGGCATCGGAGTCGGCGCAGGCTTCATCAGCCGCCGGCGCGCCGAGGTCGGCGGGCTGCGCTATCTCCGCTTGAAGGATCTGAAGTTACTCGCTTACACCTGCGCCGCGTACTCCACCCGCATCCCCATCGGTCCGGCGGCCCAGGCCTTCCTCGCCATGTGCCTGGAACAGGCCCGCCTGCACATGCCACCGCCGGCCTCACCAATCAACACGCGAACAGTGTCCCGAGCCAGGCGTCAACGTGTCCGGCCAGCGTGA
- a CDS encoding sugar-binding domain-containing protein — protein MNKRILSGILYFLTLSAATAAGSLTNPYYVQPRAGGQHIDLSADWELSWRDGQVASISELSSQPKWWKVGHPQSVQMALYHAGELPHPYYNLNSRKYEWVDEKVWYYRKSFALPESAQGQYVFLAFDGIDYFSRVWLNGQLLGEHEGMFGGPVIETAKYARFGAPNDIVVEVRAGNWGNKRGFDSRKPGRIVKPWVLTGGLGAEMFFPLGMWQGARVEIVPKVHMERPFLVTKSVSGQCANLRLKLEVLADVQSLDQEFHTWKNTILSLYRDQSTSKPLPRSLMLEVSLTDKRSGRVALTRRFETKVWEGRNWIEQDLTLPTAKLWWPVGMGEPNLYTVELRLVEGKAAVDTIRFDYGVRTLETLKTLGPQTVDRWENWQFAVNGRKFFVKGMNWMPADLLLDLPREQYHWLLSAAKNAGIQFVRIWGGGLIEPEAFYSVANELGILVWQDFPIGNTFVPDFPQPVWEEQVMQTIFRIRNHPSLAVYCGGNEFNPYGEGNAAAIGIFERSVRDFDPSRPFRRTSPDAGSIHTYPDMDPTWYARQYPLVPFISETGMHNIPNADTLREVVSAEELKRPLSNMFSKEFEDNFPDFRHHFVEFNPKRVPRMLSRASHIDDITAPSIDTLAEGTQIGAGEFYQVFSDALQANYPVTAGLMPWVFKRPWPVVAIQLMDGFGHPTAPYYFLKRTYEETHVLVRLPHLLWTAGESIAIKASAVHANPVPTPGMTLMVEVQDDSFRSLWRKQAPLSLKAGPSVGDVDLGQFEVPKDYQDRFLFVVSELHNSAGKLVSRSVYWPRTLSMLANDQARAEFRAKPTEWPTLAKGPWLKPSVARTRTALQLQVLSAKLSADGDTRVEIQIRNTGKSPSFLTSIDVKGARRAFFAGDNFFWLKPGESRVIPLQLHWRESATGPRSVVASSWNAEAVTVSLP, from the coding sequence ATGAACAAGCGCATTCTTTCCGGTATTCTGTATTTCCTGACGCTTTCCGCGGCGACGGCCGCAGGCTCCCTGACAAACCCCTACTACGTCCAGCCCCGTGCTGGCGGACAGCACATCGACCTCAGTGCGGATTGGGAACTGTCCTGGCGCGACGGGCAGGTGGCGAGCATCTCGGAGCTGTCCTCTCAACCCAAATGGTGGAAAGTGGGTCATCCGCAGAGCGTGCAGATGGCGCTCTACCACGCAGGCGAGTTGCCGCATCCCTACTACAACCTGAACTCCAGGAAGTATGAGTGGGTCGACGAGAAGGTCTGGTACTACCGCAAGAGCTTCGCTCTGCCGGAGTCTGCCCAGGGCCAGTACGTCTTCCTTGCGTTCGACGGGATCGACTACTTCAGCCGCGTCTGGCTCAACGGTCAGTTGCTAGGCGAGCACGAAGGAATGTTCGGCGGACCCGTCATCGAAACAGCCAAATACGCGCGCTTCGGGGCGCCCAATGACATAGTGGTCGAAGTTCGAGCCGGAAATTGGGGGAACAAACGCGGATTTGACTCCCGTAAGCCCGGGCGCATCGTCAAGCCCTGGGTTCTGACAGGCGGCCTGGGCGCGGAGATGTTCTTCCCCTTGGGGATGTGGCAGGGGGCTCGCGTGGAGATCGTACCCAAGGTCCACATGGAGCGGCCGTTCCTGGTGACGAAATCGGTCAGCGGCCAGTGCGCGAATCTGCGACTCAAGCTGGAGGTTCTCGCCGACGTTCAATCGCTGGATCAGGAGTTCCACACTTGGAAAAACACGATCCTCAGTCTCTATCGCGACCAATCCACCTCCAAACCGTTGCCGCGGTCCCTAATGCTGGAAGTGTCGCTGACGGACAAGCGGAGCGGCCGTGTCGCGCTCACTCGTAGATTCGAAACCAAGGTATGGGAGGGCAGGAACTGGATCGAGCAGGACCTCACGCTACCCACGGCAAAGCTCTGGTGGCCGGTTGGAATGGGGGAGCCAAATCTCTATACGGTGGAGCTTCGACTGGTCGAAGGCAAAGCCGCCGTCGACACCATCCGATTCGACTACGGTGTTCGCACTCTGGAGACCCTGAAGACACTAGGGCCCCAAACCGTCGACCGTTGGGAGAACTGGCAGTTTGCCGTCAATGGGCGAAAGTTCTTTGTGAAGGGCATGAACTGGATGCCTGCCGACCTTCTACTGGATCTACCGCGTGAGCAGTATCATTGGCTGCTCAGTGCCGCCAAGAATGCCGGAATTCAGTTTGTCCGTATCTGGGGCGGCGGCCTCATCGAGCCCGAGGCCTTCTATTCGGTGGCCAACGAGCTGGGTATCCTGGTCTGGCAGGACTTTCCGATTGGGAACACGTTCGTCCCGGACTTCCCGCAGCCTGTCTGGGAGGAACAGGTCATGCAGACCATCTTCCGCATCCGCAATCACCCTTCCCTCGCGGTCTATTGCGGCGGCAATGAGTTCAATCCTTATGGCGAGGGCAATGCGGCCGCCATCGGCATTTTCGAGCGCTCTGTCCGCGATTTCGATCCGAGCCGCCCCTTCCGCCGCACGTCGCCGGACGCCGGCAGCATTCATACCTACCCGGACATGGATCCCACCTGGTACGCGCGCCAGTATCCGCTCGTTCCTTTCATCAGCGAGACCGGCATGCACAACATTCCCAACGCGGACACGCTCCGCGAGGTGGTGTCAGCGGAAGAGTTGAAGCGGCCCCTGAGCAATATGTTCAGCAAGGAGTTCGAGGACAACTTCCCCGACTTCCGCCATCACTTCGTCGAGTTCAACCCCAAGCGCGTGCCGCGCATGCTCAGCCGGGCGTCGCACATCGATGACATCACGGCGCCGAGCATCGATACGCTCGCCGAAGGCACGCAGATCGGGGCGGGCGAGTTCTATCAGGTCTTCTCCGACGCGCTCCAGGCGAACTATCCCGTCACCGCGGGCCTGATGCCGTGGGTCTTCAAGCGCCCTTGGCCCGTCGTCGCCATTCAATTGATGGACGGCTTTGGCCACCCCACGGCACCGTACTACTTCCTTAAGCGCACCTATGAGGAAACGCATGTTCTCGTCCGCCTGCCCCATCTGTTGTGGACCGCCGGAGAGTCCATCGCCATCAAAGCCAGCGCCGTTCATGCGAACCCTGTACCAACCCCCGGCATGACGCTCATGGTGGAAGTGCAGGATGATTCCTTCCGCTCGCTGTGGCGCAAGCAGGCTCCGCTCTCGCTGAAAGCCGGACCTTCCGTCGGCGATGTGGACCTCGGCCAGTTCGAAGTGCCCAAGGACTACCAGGACCGGTTTCTGTTCGTGGTCTCCGAGTTGCACAATTCGGCCGGCAAGCTGGTCTCGCGCTCAGTCTATTGGCCGCGGACTCTCTCGATGCTCGCGAACGATCAGGCCCGAGCGGAGTTCCGAGCCAAACCGACGGAATGGCCGACCCTGGCCAAGGGGCCGTGGCTCAAGCCGTCAGTCGCCAGGACGCGGACAGCGCTCCAACTGCAGGTCCTCTCCGCGAAGCTGTCAGCCGATGGAGATACACGCGTTGAGATTCAGATCAGGAACACAGGCAAGAGCCCGTCGTTTCTCACCTCCATCGACGTGAAAGGCGCACGGCGTGCCTTCTTTGCGGGCGACAACTTCTTCTGGCTGAAGCCAGGAGAATCGCGAGTCATTCCGCTGCAACTCCATTGGCGCGAATCGGCCACAGGGCCCCGGTCCGTGGTCGCCTCCTCGTGGAATGCCGAGGCTGTCACTGTATCGCTGCCTTGA
- a CDS encoding cellulase family glycosylhydrolase produces the protein MRLLWFAVLSQLVWGQAFVQVSKSDPHYLELSSGDAFLPIGQNIGWERFATDENEVFARTGTRFRNLSRNGGNLARVWLSHPFYDFDPGADAAEIQLKLNRIARLVSLARQHGLRLKLCIEHFRTLKALPVVFPGSVSFGKPELAPLFGDITSFYTNEPGRQWYLRKLNILARSFADEPTILGWELWNEINASQGTGWEEWTRVMLLETKKRFPRQLVMQTLGSFDRESSAELYRRFSTMPGNELAQVHRYLDPGARLEACRGPFDVVAASAVASLRAFANDRPVFLSEVGAVEANHSGPSKLYETDREGILLHDGLFAPFFAGSAGSGHFWHWQDYIERQNLWSHFARFAEAVRGLDPRVERFEPITVVHERLRVYTLRGQRHSLIWVRDRGSDWKSELVEGRPAPILKGLTLQVSGRKAAIYDPWTNRHSTARVRDGRVTLPPFRRSLVIRVEAQP, from the coding sequence ATGCGACTGCTGTGGTTCGCGGTCCTTAGCCAGTTGGTCTGGGGCCAGGCGTTCGTCCAGGTCTCGAAGTCAGATCCGCACTACCTTGAGTTGAGCTCGGGCGACGCTTTCCTTCCGATCGGCCAAAACATCGGTTGGGAGCGCTTCGCCACGGACGAGAACGAGGTCTTCGCTCGCACCGGGACGCGTTTCCGGAACCTCTCCAGGAATGGCGGCAACCTCGCGCGTGTCTGGTTGAGTCATCCGTTCTACGACTTCGACCCCGGTGCGGACGCCGCTGAAATCCAGCTTAAGTTGAACCGGATTGCCCGTCTTGTTTCGCTAGCGCGCCAACACGGACTGCGTCTGAAGCTCTGTATCGAGCACTTCCGGACCCTCAAGGCACTGCCTGTCGTCTTTCCCGGATCGGTCTCGTTCGGCAAACCGGAGCTGGCGCCCCTCTTCGGCGACATCACTTCGTTCTACACGAACGAACCCGGGCGGCAATGGTACCTGCGGAAGCTCAACATCCTGGCCAGGAGTTTCGCCGACGAGCCCACCATTCTGGGATGGGAGCTGTGGAACGAGATCAACGCCTCGCAGGGGACCGGCTGGGAAGAGTGGACTCGGGTGATGCTTCTGGAGACCAAGAAACGCTTTCCTCGCCAGCTGGTTATGCAGACGCTCGGCAGCTTCGATAGGGAATCGTCCGCGGAACTCTACCGCAGATTTAGCACAATGCCCGGCAACGAGTTGGCACAGGTGCATCGATATCTCGATCCCGGGGCCAGGCTCGAAGCGTGCCGAGGTCCCTTCGATGTCGTGGCCGCCAGCGCCGTGGCCTCGTTGCGGGCGTTCGCAAACGATCGCCCCGTGTTCCTCTCGGAAGTGGGTGCCGTCGAGGCTAATCACTCCGGACCCAGTAAGCTCTACGAGACGGATCGCGAAGGGATTCTTCTTCATGACGGACTCTTCGCTCCGTTCTTCGCGGGGTCGGCGGGGTCTGGCCACTTCTGGCACTGGCAGGACTACATCGAGAGGCAGAACCTATGGAGCCACTTTGCCCGTTTCGCCGAAGCGGTGCGCGGGCTCGATCCGCGCGTCGAGCGTTTTGAGCCGATCACCGTGGTGCACGAGAGGCTGCGCGTTTACACGTTACGCGGCCAACGCCACTCGCTGATCTGGGTCCGTGACCGCGGTTCGGACTGGAAGTCTGAACTTGTCGAAGGCAGGCCCGCCCCCATCCTCAAGGGCCTTACGTTGCAGGTCTCCGGCAGGAAGGCGGCGATCTACGACCCCTGGACCAATCGCCATTCCACCGCACGCGTGCGCGATGGACGAGTTACCCTGCCGCCGTTTCGGCGTTCCCTCGTGATTCGGGTCGAGGCGCAGCCTTGA
- a CDS encoding RraA family protein, giving the protein MTNSIVQGNQNMEQICERYKRLYAALIFDVLEHMGHSYQAVSHELVPLAQGMKIAGPAFTVKGTTTCEKDESKRYKRLAMIKQMTHPCIEVRDAGTPFHVALYGELSATTAKAHGAVGALVDGGIRDSSHLIKMDFPVFARYRNPVEAFGRWMMLDYQVPVLVHGELTETVRVDPGDFIFGDLDGVMVVPKDLTLPVLEECERVMGIEDVARVEFARGDDPVAVFERHKRL; this is encoded by the coding sequence TACGCCGCACTGATCTTCGACGTCCTGGAGCATATGGGTCATTCTTACCAGGCCGTCTCACACGAGCTCGTCCCGCTGGCACAAGGCATGAAGATCGCCGGCCCGGCCTTCACGGTGAAAGGGACGACGACGTGCGAGAAGGACGAGTCGAAGCGTTACAAACGGCTCGCCATGATTAAGCAGATGACGCATCCATGCATCGAGGTTCGCGACGCAGGCACGCCGTTCCACGTGGCCCTCTACGGGGAGCTCAGCGCAACCACGGCGAAAGCACACGGCGCAGTGGGCGCATTGGTCGATGGCGGCATCCGCGACAGCTCTCATCTGATCAAGATGGATTTTCCGGTCTTCGCCCGTTACCGCAATCCGGTTGAGGCGTTTGGCCGCTGGATGATGCTCGACTATCAGGTGCCGGTGCTGGTCCATGGTGAGTTGACCGAAACCGTCCGTGTCGATCCCGGCGACTTCATCTTCGGTGATCTCGATGGCGTCATGGTCGTCCCTAAGGATCTGACACTGCCGGTACTGGAAGAATGTGAACGCGTGATGGGTATCGAAGATGTAGCCCGTGTGGAGTTCGCCCGCGGTGACGATCCCGTAGCGGTATTCGAACGTCACAAGAGGTTGTGA